Within Candidatus Methylomirabilota bacterium, the genomic segment GAGCGGCTCGCCAGCCTGATCATCGTCTTCCGCGAGGGCGCCCTTCGCCAGGTCCTCGTCAACCTCCCGACCGCGGCCGAGCAGGAGGATCTCACCCGCGCGGCCGTCATCCTCGACGGGTTGATGGCCGGCAGGACGGCCGCGGACGCGGAGCGGGCTCTCGCCCGGATCGACGCGGCCGGCCCGATCGGCACGCTCGTCAAGCACGTCGGCGAACGCGTCCTGACCGCCGTTCGGGACTACGATTCGACGCTCATCGAGGAGGTCTTCAGCGACGGCCTCCTCAACGTCATGGCGGCGCCCGAGTTCGATCGCAGCGACAAGCTCCGCCGGGTCTTCGCCGCGCTGGAGAATCGCGCCTACCTGAGCGATCTCTTCGACTCGATCGCCGGCAGCGGTGAGGTCCAGGCGTTCATCGGCACGGAGAACGGTCCGGCAGAGATGCGCGACGTCTCGCTCGTTCTCGCCTCGTACGGCGAGGCCGGCCGGGCGGTCGGCGTGGTCGGCGTCCTCGGGCCCACCCGGATGGCCTACGCCCAGGCGATCGGAACCGTCCGGTTCGTGTCGAGCCTCATGAACGAGCTCGTCGCCAACATCCACTCATGACAGTCATCGCGGATCGACCTCTCGGAGGAATCGAATGAGCCAACGGACCAGAGCCCAGGAGCGAGCGGACGAGATCGATATCTCGCCGACGAAGCTGCTCGCCGACATCGAACAGCTCAAGGGGGAGCTCGCCGAGGCGAGCGCGAAGGCAGACGAATATCTCGCCGGCCTG encodes:
- the hrcA gene encoding heat-inducible transcriptional repressor HrcA; the protein is MARRVRTTGSLDPRSESILRAVIEEYVETATPVASAALVERYRLGVSSATVRNILADLEAAGLLTHPHTSAGRIPTDAGYRFFVESISDAAVLPPVEQLMIRHQFGQVQHASEQWFRLAATILAGANRTAAIATPAKPRAAHVRRIDLVTISERLASLIIVFREGALRQVLVNLPTAAEQEDLTRAAVILDGLMAGRTAADAERALARIDAAGPIGTLVKHVGERVLTAVRDYDSTLIEEVFSDGLLNVMAAPEFDRSDKLRRVFAALENRAYLSDLFDSIAGSGEVQAFIGTENGPAEMRDVSLVLASYGEAGRAVGVVGVLGPTRMAYAQAIGTVRFVSSLMNELVANIHS